The Sphingopyxis sp. YR583 DNA segment AGATTGAGGCCTCGCACCTGCACTTTATCTGATTCCTGAACTGCTGTCCCGTTCCCGTTTATATAAAGGAACACGCGAGCCTTTCCGGGTTCGGCTAAATACACTGTTTTGGTAAGTGCTCCCGGACGCAATGTGTGCTTAAGGCCCTCTTTGTCGGATAAAGACCTCCGGCCAGGAAGAGCCGCAATATAGCGAACGACATAAGGCATGACCTGATCAATGTCGTAATCCCCTGTCACAGCGAAGACAAATTCTCCTGTCGGCCCGTAAAAATGGTCAAACATTCTATATGCTTGCTCAAAGGTCAAAGATCTTATCTGATCAGCGGTTGGCATTCCTCTTTCAACAAACTCGAACTTGGTTTCCGCCTCGATCTCTTTAGAAAATTTTTCGTCAGTCGGAGAAATCCAATCTTCGGTACTCTGAGCCATGTATTTCTGGCGATCCGGAAACGACTTCAACCGACCTTCACGGTCTAACTGAAAATGTGAATAGAAGATTTTCATCAACGTCTCAATGTCGGCCTGCGGACCACCACTGAGCATTTCGGTCTTGTCCGCACCTACGCGATTGGCAGCCCAAATATTCTTTTCAGCCAATAGACGCCAATCGTCCACTGGCGTCAGGCCCGGCGCAGTTCGCCACAGGACATCCGAGCCGACAGACGCGGCCAGGAAGTCTTCGGTAGGAACATCGTTGGTCCCGAAACGACGGAGCGCCGTCATAAGTACATAGCCCTTCCCCATTCTCGGATATTGCGCTGGCCGAAAAATGACAGAAATTCCGTTTTCCGGAATGAGCACGCGGGTCACGCCAGACCCCTCGAAGTACTCTACATTTGGAGAACCTCGATACTCTGGAACCGCCACCTTCACCTTAAGGTCAGCGACCGGAACCGGCGATGAATAGCGACGAGAAGGTACCGCCCGCCCTCTCGCCAGCAATTTTTTGGCATCACTTATTTTCGCCAAATCTGCTTTACTAGCACCCGTAAGTATAATGTCTTCCGCGGGAGAGCGCAACCACTCACGCGCTATTTGTGAGACCTCATCGACAGTGATGGATCGGAGTATGTTGTGTTTAATCTGATTGCGCGCCTCGCTATCCATGGCGGGCATTCCCATCATCCATTCGGAAATAAGATTTCGCACGACGGCAGGAGAAAGCGAACGTTGGTCACTCGCCAAAGATTTGAGTAGATATTCACGAGCTTCGTCAAATTCAGATTCAGAGAATCCGTAGTCAATTATTGATTTCCTAATACCAAACTGCAAATCTATTGACGCATCCGTTTTTTTCTTTTCCCGAGTAGGAATAGATACCCGGATCCCCTTTGTATCGCCCGTCAATGCGACCATGGAGGTACTCCCTACCTCTTTAATTCCATGGGGCATTCCATTAAGTGTATCAAATCCCAATATACCGGAACGCATAACAATCATTCTATCTAATATTGCAATAATGAATGAGTTTCGCAGAGACTTCTCGCCCGATGTATTTTCGAAATTTTTTAACGAAATCAAATTCAATAAAGGCACCTCAATGCCAGGTTGTACAGCGAGGTGCACTCTACGACCTGGTCGCACTGCAACATTCGAAGGAACGAACCCCTTCATTTCATTAGAAACCATATCGGAAAATATTTTTCTTACTTCGGATT contains these protein-coding regions:
- a CDS encoding M16 family metallopeptidase, with amino-acid sequence MKRILMLSTAIVVFGVTSPLLHSQMTQDSKVHEENAIDQFRSGNLENGFGYIIQRNNNPKGRIELRLVVRAGMKNEAPDQIEAAHLVEHIVANHVAADVKKSVWEWVPSWGGQTGVDFNAETHWDRTVYILSIPSDRPDLLREALQIQRGWAQGAKLSRDGDARERKAVSAELLRFEDAEARLFDRYAPQLVGSGHLSTLEQRLNSMASENTAAALRFYDEWYQPQNQALIVVGDLDPKILESEVRKIFSDMVSNEMKGFVPSNVAVRPGRRVHLAVQPGIEVPLLNLISLKNFENTSGEKSLRNSFIIAILDRMIVMRSGILGFDTLNGMPHGIKEVGSTSMVALTGDTKGIRVSIPTREKKKTDASIDLQFGIRKSIIDYGFSESEFDEAREYLLKSLASDQRSLSPAVVRNLISEWMMGMPAMDSEARNQIKHNILRSITVDEVSQIAREWLRSPAEDIILTGASKADLAKISDAKKLLARGRAVPSRRYSSPVPVADLKVKVAVPEYRGSPNVEYFEGSGVTRVLIPENGISVIFRPAQYPRMGKGYVLMTALRRFGTNDVPTEDFLAASVGSDVLWRTAPGLTPVDDWRLLAEKNIWAANRVGADKTEMLSGGPQADIETLMKIFYSHFQLDREGRLKSFPDRQKYMAQSTEDWISPTDEKFSKEIEAETKFEFVERGMPTADQIRSLTFEQAYRMFDHFYGPTGEFVFAVTGDYDIDQVMPYVVRYIAALPGRRSLSDKEGLKHTLRPGALTKTVYLAEPGKARVFLYINGNGTAVQESDKVQVRGLNLILSQRLRDRIREKEQGTYSVIAQSRVMRNGEYSTYVDFQCADENFDRLMDAAVEEIERLVEEGPTDSEITAAAKIEKDYFRQQSRGDNYFWANYFMNRFFDYKGNNSAFDFPVYLAPTRIGVHEKAKELLRSENLKRFIMRPVDQKPAG